CATAAGGCCACCCATGACCGTGTGCGAGCCAAGGATGAAGATGCACATCGCGATCGCCGCCGATCACAATGCCGTTTCGATGAAATCGCGCCTGTCGGCGTGGCTGGCCGAACGCGGACACGAAACCGACGACCGCGGCGTGCACGATGCCACCGAGACCGTGGACTACCCGTTCCTGTGCGCCGACATCGGCAGGCGTGTGACCGACGGCGCCGCCGACTTCGGGATCATCCTCGGCGGCAGCGGGTGCGGCGAACAGATCGCGGCCAACAAGATCCGCGGGGTCCGCGCGGCGTTGTGCCACTGCGTGTTCACCGCGGAGATCGCGCGGGCCCACAACGACGCCAACGTGCTCGTGATGGGGGCCAAGGTGGTCGCCCCCGACCTCGCCGAACGCATCCTCGCGGTGTGGCTCGCCACCGCGTTCAAAGGCGGCCGCCACCAGTTGCGGGTAAACCAGATCAGCGCACTGGAATCCGGGGACCCCCTGCCGCAGGGAGTCAGGTGATGGCCGTGCGCCCACGCCGGGGACAACCGACGGCAGACCGCGTCGGCGGGAATGCCGGAAACCATCTGGAAGCGCGCGACGTCCGCATCGAATACGCGGTGGGCCGCCAACGGACCCTCGCCGTCGACGGCGTCAACCTCGACCTGCAGCGCAACGATTTCGTCTGCCTGGTCGGGCCGTCCGGATGCGGCAAGACCACATTCCTCAACGCCGTCGCGGGATTTGTGCCCATCGACGGTGGCGCGCTGCGGTTCGACGGCGCCGACATCCCAGGGCCGGCCCCCGAGCGCGCCATGGTCTT
This region of Mycolicibacterium goodii genomic DNA includes:
- a CDS encoding RpiB/LacA/LacB family sugar-phosphate isomerase, producing MTVCEPRMKMHIAIAADHNAVSMKSRLSAWLAERGHETDDRGVHDATETVDYPFLCADIGRRVTDGAADFGIILGGSGCGEQIAANKIRGVRAALCHCVFTAEIARAHNDANVLVMGAKVVAPDLAERILAVWLATAFKGGRHQLRVNQISALESGDPLPQGVR